ACCCAAGCGTAAGGAAGAGGAGCGCAGGCTCGCGGAGAGGCGGGCTCAGCTTGAGGCCGAGGTCAAAGCCTACGTCGAAGCCGAGCGTAAGCGGAAAGAGGAAGAAGCGCGGATTGCCGCGCAGCGCGCCAAGGAAGAAGCCGAGGCCCGAGCCCGTGCCGAGGCCGAACGCAAGCGGCGAGAGGAAGAGGAACGTAGGAAGCGCGAAGAGGAACAGCGCGCGCGGGAAGAGGCCGAAGCCAGAGCACGGGTCGAGGCCGAACGCAAACGACTCGAGGAAGAGGAACGCAACCTGAAGGAGAAGCGAGCCCGGCGGCAGGCCGAGGCCAAGGCCCGCGCCGAAGAGGAACGCAAGCTCGCGGAGCAACTCGCCAAAGAGGAAGCCGACGCCAAAGCCCGCGCCGAAGAAGAGCGCAAGAAGCTCGAGGAAACGGAGCGGAGGTTCGCCGAGCGCCGCGCCAAGGAAGAGGCGGAGGCCAAGGCCCGAGCCGAGGCCGAACGCAGGCTGGCCGAACTTCGCGCCAAAGAGGAAGCCGAGGCCAAAGCCCGCGCCGAGGCCGAACGCAAGCTGAGCGAACTGCGTGCCGAAGAGGAACGCAAGATCGCCGAGCACCGTGCCCAGTTGCAGGCCCAGTCCCAGGCCCGTGCCGACAAGGAACGCAGGCGTGCCCAGTTGGAGGCGGAGGCCAAGGCCCGAGCTGAGGCCGAGCGTAAGGAAGAAGAGGAAGAGGAGCGCCGCCTCGCCGAACGGCGCGCAAAGCTGGAGGCGGAGGCCAAGGCCCGCGCTGAACGCAAGACGACGCGCGGATAAGAGCGCCCGGAGCGCAATCTCCGGTCCATAGTCGAGACATTTGTCCTGCGGCCGCTGGCCGCGGAAAACGGGCAGTGTCCACATCATAAAAGGTGGCTGAGCTTGACACGTGAGGGAGAATCGTGTCTAATCAGAAGGTCGGACACGAGCCCGGTGGTTGAGATGGCCGTGCGAGCTCGAAGCCGACGTCCGGCTGCAAGGGGAGGCCGGTCGGACGCCACATAAGCGATGAAGCCTCCAACTGGTTCTCTATGAGGAGGAAAGATGCGCAAGACTGTGATGGCTATCATGCTCTCAATGGCGATGCTGGCAACAGCAGGCCTCGCGAACACCGCGACCGGCACAGCCGGAATGCCCAATCGGAGCCCGGTCATTCGGCCGATCCCGAAGCCGATCCCGGTGGTGCAGGCGCACGCTCCGGCCCTTTCCATCGCCAACACCACACTCATCCACTGGGACAAGTTCTATGACCGGCACGGCAACCCACTGCCGGCGGGCGCGCCGGAGGACGTCAGCCCAGACTCGCTCTACTGGAAGGACCTTAACAGCTCCATCTATCTGAAGTCGTCGGCGAAGGTCGCTAGTCCTTCCCCGGCCAACCGTTCAGCCATGTCGTTCCCGGACGGTCAGTCCACGGTGTGCATGGACCCGGTCGGCAACTATGTCTACGAGGCAGATGGGGACACACTGTATCGGTTCAGCACGGTTGACGGTTCGATGACGACATACACCCTGGCAGATAGCGGTGGATCCGGATGCGCGACCGACGGCCAGTACATTTACTGTCCGAACGGCACGACCATGTACAAGTACACGATGAACGGGAACTACGTCAGCTCAACCACCACGGACTACACCTGCGATGCTTACTCGATATCCTGCTGCCGGGATACGGTCTGGTTCACCAACGACCGGTACAACGGAGTGACCCTCTACGGCTATGCCTGCTCGAAGTTCACCGGCGGCAGCATCACGCACGACGCCACCTGGAACGTCGGCACCGGCACCGACGGAGTGGGCAATGTCGCCTGGGACGGCGTCTACTACTACCTCCCCTGGATTGGCACGAGGCCCATCACGTTCAAGAGATTCTATGCGGACCGGACACTCTACTCGAGCGGCACCGTGAGCATCGACTCGCGCGGGGTGATGTGCTCGGTGCAGGGAGCGCGGTCGACGGCGCAGGATTCGCTCTACTGGAAGCTGAATTCCAGCACGACTAACCTCTACTCGTCGCCCAAGGCGCAGGAAGTAACCGCGGCCCAGGCCTCGCCGTTTGCCTGGCAGAACAGCCAGACGATATCCTGCATGACCCCGGACGGGCTGTACATGTTCGAGGTCTACGCCAACAACATGCGCCGGACCAATCTCGCTACCGGCGAGGTAATCAATTACGCCCTTGCCGACTCCAGCGGCGGCGCGTGCGGAACCGACGGCCAGTATGTCTACGTCCCGAAGGGCACGATGACACGCAAGTACAATTTGACCGGCTCGCTCATCAGCACGACCACTACTGATTACGCACCGGTGTTACTTGCCAGCACCTTCGGCTTTGGCGTAGCCAACGACACGGTGTGGCTGACACCAGTGGATACGGGCAAGACCTGGTACGGCTATGCGTGCTCGAAGTTCACTGGCGGCAGCATTACCCACGATGCGATGTGGTCCACTGTTGGCGGCGCTGTGACTGCGATGACCGTGACTTGGGACGGACAATACTACTACATGTGCTGGGGCGGCCACCCCGCTGATACGCTCCTGCGCTTCTACCGCGACCGCACGCTCTACTCGACCGGTACGGTAACCGGCGACGCTCGCAGCGTCATGTGCAAGGCGGGGAGCTACCCAGTGATGCTCTGCGAGGCCACCTCCTATCCGGATCACGTCGCGAGTTTCAGCCTGATGCTCGTGGACTCCTCCGGTGGCAAGTTCGCGGCGGCTGACACGTACCACATCGGCACCAGCGGGCATGACGCGTTCCCGGCTACTGATTGGTACAACCACGGCTACCGCGCGATAATGACTTTCACCGACCAGACCCCTACGGATCCGTCCGGTCTGGGCGACAGCATGGCACGGTTCATCCAACTGGGCGGTGGCGTTGTTGAGGCCACATTCTCGGACTGCACGAACTGGCAGATAACCGGTAACTGGCGCTTGATGTACGCCCCATTCACAGTGCAGAGCGCGTCCTTCTCTTCGGGCACCATGGGAACGGTGCACCAGCCGCTCCATCCGGTCATGCTCGGCGTGTCCGCGCTCAGTGTAGGCGACTACCGCAGCGGCAACACCGACAGCACTCTGCGCGGCCAGCATTCAGTCTGTCTCTCCGAGTATACTGACGGCAACATATGCCTTGCCGCGTGCTTCGATAGCGCGGGTCAGCGTGCGCTCTCGATCGGCATGGACCCCATGGATTACTGGATCACGCCCACCACCGGCCAGTGGTGCAGGCTGATGGTGAACGCACTTGACTGGGTTGCGGTCGGGCCCAGCGTGGGCGTGACCGCGCCGAATGGCGGCGAGACCTGGGATGTCGGCTCGGTCCACAATATCACCTGGACCCAGACCGCCAACGGCGTCAGTGATTCTATCTACTACTCGACCGACGGCGGTGCGAGCTGGACCGGCGTGACCTGGTTCGCCGCTCCGCCGAGTCCGCTCCAATACGCCTGGACCGTTCCCAACGATACCACCAAGCAGGCCCAGGTGAAGCTTGTGACCTGGAATTCGGACGGCGGCAGGGTCGAGGACGCAAGCGACGCCGACTTCACGATCGCGCCGCCGATGGCAGTCGAACAGCCTCGGAACAGCGCCTTGCCGCTGGTGTTCGCGCTGCATCAGCCCCAGCCGAACCCGGCAACGTCAGGCGCAACAGTCCGCTACGACCTGCCGCGACCGGCGCAGGTCGAGCTGAGCATCTACGATGTGTCCGGCGCGCTGGTGCGGCGGCTCGTGCGCGGAGCGCAGACCGCCGGTTACCGGAGCGCGTACTGGAACGGGACCGACAGTCGCGGCCGTGCCATCGCGCCCGGCGTGTACTACTGCCGGTTCACGGCCGGCGACTCTCATGCGACACAGAAGCTGGTCGTGCGGAGATAGCGGGCGTGTAGACAGCAGACAGTAGACAGGATACAGCACAACGGTCGGGGCGAGCTTCGGCTCGCCCCTTGGTTTGACACCGGCCGCGCGAGGCGTGCAGAGCCCGAATCACCGACTGGTCTGGCTTGACAGCATAGGGACGCGAGTGTTTAATGAGACACGCTCGCACGAGCTCGGTGGTCGAGATTGGCCACCGCTGGTCTGCAGCCGGCGTCCGGCTGCAAGAGGAGGCCGACCGGACGTCGCACAGGCGTTGTCGCCTCCAGTTCGGTTCGCCAAGGAGGAAGAATGCCCAAGACGGTGATAGCTCTGATGCTACTAGTCGTGACGCTCGCCCCGACCGGGTTGGCGGCTACGACCGGACTGACCGCGAACCCGGTTTCGGAAGCTTCAGTTCAGTCTACCACTGGCCCGACCTGCCAGGCCGCAAGGCAGGCATTGGCCTCAGCACCCGCGCGCGCAGTTGTTCACTGGGAAAGGTCCTACGACCGACACGGCAACCCGCTGCCGGGTGGGCCGCAGGAGAACGTCGGCACCGACTCGCTCTACTTCAAGAACTACTACTCGCTGACGGCCCTGTTGGGTAGCCCTAAGTCGGAGGTCCCGAATCCAACCCCGGAGAGCTGCGGGCCGGCGTTCGCATGGCAGCTCAACCAGACCTCGGTCGGGATGGACCCGTTCGGCAACTACTGCTACGAGGTGTACAGCACCACGCTGCGCCGGACCAGCACGGCTGACGGCAGCCACACGGACTATACTATCGGACACGGTTACTGGGCGTGCGGCACTGATGGCAGCTACGTCTATGCACCGGTCGGCGATACAGTCTTCAAGTACACGCTGACCGGCACGTTGGTGAGCTCGACACTGCTCGACGTTACTCCGACATGGTACGAGTTCTCGGTGGCGAACGACACCGTCTGGTGCGCCCCCGGAGACAGCATACTGCATGGCTACGCCTGCTCGAAGTTCAGCGGCGGTTCGATAACGACCGACGCGACCTGGAACGTCGGTGCCGGCACCAATACTCCGGCGCTGGTGGGGTGGGATGGCCGCTACTACTACGTATCCTGGGACGGGCAGACGTCAAATACCTTCAAGCGGTTCAACGCCGACCGGACCCTCTCGGCCAGCGGGATGATCAGCATCGACACGCGGGGCGTGATGTGCAAGCGGGGTAGCTACGGGGTGAAGGTCTGCCATGGCTCGTGGCATCCTTCCTATCTGGCGAGTCTGCGTCAGATGCTCCTCGACTCCTGCGGCGGGAAGTTCGCAGCGGTCGACACGTACGACATTAGCTTAGGAGCCCACGCCACGTTCCCGGCGACCGAGTGGTATGACGGTGGCTATCGGGCGATACTGGTGTTCACCGACGACAATCCCCAGGATTCCATCGCGCTGGGCGATTCCCTCGCGCGGTTCATACAGCTCGGCGGCGGCGTGGTTGAGGCCGTATTTGCGGACCAGCCCAAAAACGACGTCCGGGGTGAGTGGCGTTCCGTGTATGCTCCATTCAGCATCGAGAGCACGTCCTACTCTGCCGGGTCCATGGGCACGGTACATCAACCGCTACACCCGATAATGACGGGAGTCTCCGCACTGACGGTCGGCAGCTTCCGCACTGGCAACAAGCCCGGCACGCTGCGTAGCGCCAACTGCGTGAGCCTGGCGGAGTACACGGACAACAACTGTGTCGCCACCTGCTTTGACAGCGCGGGCCAGCGGGCCGTCTCCCTTGGCACAAACCCGGAGGTGTACTGGCTCTCGTCGGCTTCCGGCCAGTGGTGTCGGCTGATGGTGAACGCGCTCAACTGGACTGCGGTCGGGCCCAGCGTGGGCGTGACGGCGCCGAACGGCGGCGAGACCTGGGATGCCGGCACGGTCCACAACATCACCTGGACCCAGACCGCCAACGGCGTCAGCGACTCGATTTACTACTCGACCGATGGCGGTTCATCCTGGATTGGTGTGACTTGGTTCGCCGCACCGCCGAGCCCGCTCCAGTATGCCTGGACAGTCCCGAATACACCGAGCACACAGGCTCGGGTCAAGGTTGTGACTCGGGACGCGGACGGCGGCAGGGTCGAGGACGCAAGCGACGCCGACTTCACGATCGCGCCGCCGATGGCACTCGAACAGCCTCGGAACAGCGCCTTGCCGCTGGTGTTCGCGCTGCATCAGCCGCACCCCAACCCGCTGGCGTCGGGTGCACAAATCCGTTATGACCTGCCGCGCCCAACGCAGGTCGAGCTGAGGATCTACGACGTGTCGGGTACGCTCGTGCGGCGGCTGGCGGGCGGAGCGCAGACCGCCGGTTACCGGAGCGCGTACTGGAACGGGACCGACAGCCGCGGCCGGACGGTCGCGCCTGGTGTGTACTACTGCCGGTTCACGGCCGGCGACTTCCGCGCGACACAGAAGCTGGCCGTGCGGCGGTAAGCAGACAGCATTCAGTAGGCAGTAGACAGGATACAGGTCGGGGCGGCCTGCGGGCCGCCCCTGACCGTCATGGCGGCGTTGATAAGAAGGGAGCGGTGCACGGTCCACGGTGTACGGTTCACGGATAGCGGCCTGAGGCTTGAGCTTGTGCTTGAGCTGCGACGCAGTCGCCATGGCGGGGCTGGCTTTGCTTGACAGCTTGTCGTGCTGGGTGTTTAATGAGGCGGCTTTGCACGAGCGCAGCGGTAGGAATCGTCTGCTACCGGCTCGCAGCCGACATCCGGCCGCAACAGGAGGCCGGCCGGACGCCGCAAGAGGAGTTCCGCCTCCGGTCATCGGGGAGGATATATGCTCAGAGTGAGGATGTTCCTTGTGGCAGTGCTCGCTGCCGTCGGGTTCGCGGCAACGACCGGGTTGACCGCAAGGCCGGTTTCAAGCACGGCCATTCAGCCTAATCCGACGTCCGTGATGCACGGCGTGGTCGCGGGAGGTGAGCGTCCGGTTGTTCACTGGGACAGGTTCTACGACCGGCCCGGCGGCCCGCTGCCCGCCGGCCTGCCGAGGAACGTCAGCACGGACTCGCTCTACTGGAAGCTGTACAGCAGCACCACATACCTCTATTCATCACCCAAGGCGGATAGCGTGACCCCGGGCGACTCAACGGCGTTAGCCTGGCAGAACGAGCAGACCATACCGTGCATGACCCCGGACGGCCACTACGTCTTTGAGGTGTACGCCTTGACCATGCTGCGCACCAATCTGACTACCGGCGCGGTGGATACCTTTGCCCTCGCCGATGCAAGCGGCGGCGCGTGCGGCACCGACGGTCACTACGTTTACGTCCCGAAGGGTACCACGACGCGCAAGTACACACTTGACGGAGCCCTGGTGAGCGCTACCACGACCGACGACTCGTGCTGGGTCGCCGCCAGCACCTTCGGCTTTGGTGTGGCCAACGACACGGTGTGGCTTACCCCGTCCAGCGCGGGCACGACCTGGTACGGCTATGCCTGCGCCAAGTTCGTCGGCGGCAGTATCACCCACGACGCGACGTGGCCCACGATTGGCGGCTCGGGTGATGCGATGTCCTTGACCTTCGACGGCCAGTATTACTTCATGACCTGGGGCGGCTACGCCAAGGATACGCTCCTGTGCTTCTACAAAGACCGTACACTCCACTCGACCGGCACGGTGCACGCCGACGCCCGGAGTGTGATGTGCAAGACGGTTGGCTACGGAGTCATGATCTGCCACGGCTCGGGAAACCCCTCATACGTCGGCGGACTGGGTCAGATGCTTGAGGATTCATCCGGCGGGAGGTTCGCGGCGGTCGACACCTACTTCATCGGCACCGGTGGACACGCCACGTTTCCGGCCACGGACTGGTATGACCTCGGCTATCGGGCGATACTGACGTTCACAGACTACTCTCCCGAAGATGCGGCCACGCTGGGCGACAGCCTCGCCCGATTCATTCAACTGGGCGGCGGCGTTGTGGAGGCCACATTCGCGGATGCCTCCGGCTATCAAATCGCCGGGAATTGGCGCTCCACGTATGCGCCTTTCACCGTCCAGAGCGCCTCCCTCACTCCCGGCACGATGGGCACGATCCACCAACCGCTCCACCCGGTGATATCGGGTGTGTCGGCAATCACCATGGACAACTTCCGCACCGGCAATACACCCGGCACCCTGCGCAGCACCAGCTGCGTCGGCCTGGCTGAGTACACGGATAGCCACTGCCTCGTGGCATATTTCGACAGCGCCGGCCAGCGTGCCGCCTCCCTGGGCATGTTCCCGCTGACGTACTGGCAGGATACGGCCGCCGGTCAGTGGTGCCGGCTGATGGTGAACGCGCTCAACTGGGCTGCAGTCGGGCCCAGCGTGGGCGTAACCGCGCCGAACGGCGGCGAGAGCCTGTATGCCGGCACGGTCCACAACATTACCTGGACCCAGACCGCCAACGGAGCCAGTGATTCAATCTACTACTCGACCGATGGCGGTGCGAGCTGGACCGGCGTAGCCTGGTGCGCCACTCCGCCGACGCCGCTCCAGTACGCCTGGACCGTTCCGTTCGCGCCGACCACGCAGGCCCGGGTCAAGGTTGTGACCTGGGATGGCGACGGCGGCAGAGTCGAGGACAAGAGCGACGCCGACTTCACCATCGTGGTGCCGTCCCACGACGTCGGCGTGACCCAGATAATCCAGCCGGTAGACACGGTTGACTCGGGCATGGTCGTCGTGCCGACTGCGGTGGTGAAGAACTTCGGCGGCGTACAAGAGACTTTCCCGGTGCGATTCAGCATCGGTGGCAGCTACACGCACGACACGACGGTGACAGTCGGCTCGGGCGTGACCGACACCGTCGCCTTCCCCCAGTGGGTGGCCGGTCCGGTCGGCACGTTCGAGGTCCGCTGTTCGACCCGGCTGGGGTCGGACGTAAACAATGCCAACGACCGGGCCACGGACACGGTTGTGGTGAAGCCGTCAGGCGGCATTGAGCAGTCGAAGAACAACGCTTTGCCTCGGGCGTTCGCCCTGCACCAGCCGTACCCTAACCCGCTGGCGTCGAGTGCGCTAATTCGATACGACCTGCCGTGCCCAACGCAGGTCGAGCTCAGGATCTACGACGTGTCGGGTACGCTCGTGCGGCGGCTGGTCGGCGGAGCGCAGACGGCCGGTTACCGGAGCACGTACTGGAACGGGTGCGATGACCGTGGCCGGATGGTCGCGCCCGGCGTTTACTACTGCCGGTTTGCAGTAAGCGACTTCCGCGCGACACAGAAGCTCGTCGTGCGGAGATAGTAGGGAGTAGACAGCAGACCGTAGACAGTAGACAGGATACAGGTCGGGGCGGGCTTCGGGCCGCCCCTGACCGTCATGGCGGCGTTGATAAGAAGGGAGCGGTGTACGGTTCACGGATGAAGGCCTGAGGCTTGAGCTTGTGCTTGAGATGCGACGCGGTCGCTATGGCGGGGCTGGCTTTGCTTGACAGCGTATGGACGCGGGTGTTTAATGAGGCGGCCTTGGACGAACGCGGTGATCGGAATTGTCTGCCACCGGTTCGCAGCCGACATCCGGCCGCAACAGGAGGCCGACCGGGCGTCGCGCAAAGAATCCCGCCTCCGGCTAATCAGAGAGGGAAGATGCCCAGAGTTGTGATAGTTCTGGTATTCAGTGCCGCGATGTTGGCCACGGCCGGATTCGCCAGCAACAATAGTCTCACCGCGGCGGGCGCCAGCCCGCTTGCTCGGTCGACCCCCGCGCCAAACCCGGCGTCTGCGGCGTGGGCCGCGCTTCCCGGGAACGCGGGTCCGACGACCATTCACTGGGACAAGTTCTACGACCGGTCCGGGAAAATGCTGTCCGGCGGCCGGGGAGAGGCGGTTGGCGCCGAATCGCTCTACTGGAAAGACTACAACGACTCTGCCCACCTGAAGTCGTCGCCGAAGGTCCAGAATCCGTCTCCGACCAATCGGACGGCGATGGCGTTCCACGACCAGCAGTCCACCACGTGCATGGACCCGACCGGCGACTATGTCTATGAGGTAGGCGGCACCAGCCTGTACCGGTACAGCACGGTTGACGGTTCAATGATGACCTACACCCTTGCATACACGGGCGGGATTGGCTGCGCGACCGACGGCCAGTACATTTACCGGCCGCGCGGCGCCAGCAGCAAGACCATCGACAAGTACACGATGACCGGGACCTTCGTCGACTCGACCACAACTGACGTGAGCTGTGACGCATACTCGATATCCTGCTGCCGGGACACGGTCTGGTTCACCAACAATCGGTCCAGTCCCGTGACTCTTTACGGCTACGCCTGCTCCCGGTTTGCCGGCGACAGCATCAACTACGATGCCACGTGGGACGTCGGCTCCGGTAACTCCAGCGTCGGCCCGGTTACGTGGGACGGTTACTACTTCTATCTGACCTGGATCGGCACGACCAACGCTACGTTGAAGCGGTTCTACGCCGACCGGACGCTCTATTCGACCGGCACGGTAAGCATCGACCCGCGCGCCGTGATGTGCAGGAAGAGCGCGTCGTTCAAGGTGCTGTTCGCCGGGACCGAGGGCGACAATCCTACCCTTCAGGCCCAAATCGTGAGCGCTTCGGGCGGCCAGATAACCTCGGTCGACTACTTCGCCGCGCGCAACGGGCCCCTGCCGGCGTATGCTCTCTACCAGCAGGGCTACCGGGTGATAATAACCTTTGGCGGCAACTACCTCTGGGGCAGCGGCGACATATTCGGCGACAGCCTGGCGGCGTTCGTTGACCTGGGTGGTGGGGCGCTGAATATGACCTATACGACATGCGCCGGTGGCGACTGGTGTATCGGCGGCCGGTACAAGGACCAGTACATGCCGGTGCCGACCGTGACCTATGACAACGTCCACTGTCCTTCAATTACCATCCTTGATTCGCTACACCCGATAATGAACGGGGTCACGGCAATCGGCAACTTCACGTGCGAGCCCTACACGATGGACGTTCGCTCTCCGACATACTCCGTGCGGCTTGCGAACTGGGACGTCACCAATTCCTACATCGAGTGTGCTGCGTTCGATTCCGGCGGCAGGCGCACCGTGTTCCTCGGCTACCACCCGAACTACAACCCGGGCGGGACCGGCCAGTGGCTCACCCAGCTCGTCAACGCCCTGATTTGGATGGGCAATCCGGTTCTCGACGCGAATGTGACCGTGCCGAATGGCGGCGAGAACTGGGTGACCGGTTCGGTCCACAACATCGCGTGGAGCCAGACCAGCAATGGCATCAAGGACTCGATCTACTACTCGACCGACGCCGGCGCGAGCTGGACCGGCGTGGCCTACTATGACCCGCCGCCGGCACCACTCCAGCATGTCTGGA
The genomic region above belongs to bacterium and contains:
- a CDS encoding FlgD immunoglobulin-like domain containing protein; this translates as MPKTVIALMLLVVTLAPTGLAATTGLTANPVSEASVQSTTGPTCQAARQALASAPARAVVHWERSYDRHGNPLPGGPQENVGTDSLYFKNYYSLTALLGSPKSEVPNPTPESCGPAFAWQLNQTSVGMDPFGNYCYEVYSTTLRRTSTADGSHTDYTIGHGYWACGTDGSYVYAPVGDTVFKYTLTGTLVSSTLLDVTPTWYEFSVANDTVWCAPGDSILHGYACSKFSGGSITTDATWNVGAGTNTPALVGWDGRYYYVSWDGQTSNTFKRFNADRTLSASGMISIDTRGVMCKRGSYGVKVCHGSWHPSYLASLRQMLLDSCGGKFAAVDTYDISLGAHATFPATEWYDGGYRAILVFTDDNPQDSIALGDSLARFIQLGGGVVEAVFADQPKNDVRGEWRSVYAPFSIESTSYSAGSMGTVHQPLHPIMTGVSALTVGSFRTGNKPGTLRSANCVSLAEYTDNNCVATCFDSAGQRAVSLGTNPEVYWLSSASGQWCRLMVNALNWTAVGPSVGVTAPNGGETWDAGTVHNITWTQTANGVSDSIYYSTDGGSSWIGVTWFAAPPSPLQYAWTVPNTPSTQARVKVVTRDADGGRVEDASDADFTIAPPMALEQPRNSALPLVFALHQPHPNPLASGAQIRYDLPRPTQVELRIYDVSGTLVRRLAGGAQTAGYRSAYWNGTDSRGRTVAPGVYYCRFTAGDFRATQKLAVRR
- a CDS encoding FlgD immunoglobulin-like domain containing protein, whose product is MLRVRMFLVAVLAAVGFAATTGLTARPVSSTAIQPNPTSVMHGVVAGGERPVVHWDRFYDRPGGPLPAGLPRNVSTDSLYWKLYSSTTYLYSSPKADSVTPGDSTALAWQNEQTIPCMTPDGHYVFEVYALTMLRTNLTTGAVDTFALADASGGACGTDGHYVYVPKGTTTRKYTLDGALVSATTTDDSCWVAASTFGFGVANDTVWLTPSSAGTTWYGYACAKFVGGSITHDATWPTIGGSGDAMSLTFDGQYYFMTWGGYAKDTLLCFYKDRTLHSTGTVHADARSVMCKTVGYGVMICHGSGNPSYVGGLGQMLEDSSGGRFAAVDTYFIGTGGHATFPATDWYDLGYRAILTFTDYSPEDAATLGDSLARFIQLGGGVVEATFADASGYQIAGNWRSTYAPFTVQSASLTPGTMGTIHQPLHPVISGVSAITMDNFRTGNTPGTLRSTSCVGLAEYTDSHCLVAYFDSAGQRAASLGMFPLTYWQDTAAGQWCRLMVNALNWAAVGPSVGVTAPNGGESLYAGTVHNITWTQTANGASDSIYYSTDGGASWTGVAWCATPPTPLQYAWTVPFAPTTQARVKVVTWDGDGGRVEDKSDADFTIVVPSHDVGVTQIIQPVDTVDSGMVVVPTAVVKNFGGVQETFPVRFSIGGSYTHDTTVTVGSGVTDTVAFPQWVAGPVGTFEVRCSTRLGSDVNNANDRATDTVVVKPSGGIEQSKNNALPRAFALHQPYPNPLASSALIRYDLPCPTQVELRIYDVSGTLVRRLVGGAQTAGYRSTYWNGCDDRGRMVAPGVYYCRFAVSDFRATQKLVVRR
- a CDS encoding FlgD immunoglobulin-like domain containing protein, which produces MPRVVIVLVFSAAMLATAGFASNNSLTAAGASPLARSTPAPNPASAAWAALPGNAGPTTIHWDKFYDRSGKMLSGGRGEAVGAESLYWKDYNDSAHLKSSPKVQNPSPTNRTAMAFHDQQSTTCMDPTGDYVYEVGGTSLYRYSTVDGSMMTYTLAYTGGIGCATDGQYIYRPRGASSKTIDKYTMTGTFVDSTTTDVSCDAYSISCCRDTVWFTNNRSSPVTLYGYACSRFAGDSINYDATWDVGSGNSSVGPVTWDGYYFYLTWIGTTNATLKRFYADRTLYSTGTVSIDPRAVMCRKSASFKVLFAGTEGDNPTLQAQIVSASGGQITSVDYFAARNGPLPAYALYQQGYRVIITFGGNYLWGSGDIFGDSLAAFVDLGGGALNMTYTTCAGGDWCIGGRYKDQYMPVPTVTYDNVHCPSITILDSLHPIMNGVTAIGNFTCEPYTMDVRSPTYSVRLANWDVTNSYIECAAFDSGGRRTVFLGYHPNYNPGGTGQWLTQLVNALIWMGNPVLDANVTVPNGGENWVTGSVHNIAWSQTSNGIKDSIYYSTDAGASWTGVAYYDPPPAPLQHVWTVPSTLTSQARVKVVTWDTAGVRVEDASDSDFTIAALVHDVSVLQVIQPVDTVDSGTTVVPTAAVKNFGQVQETFPLRFSIGGFYTADTSVTIDPGMTDTVAFLQWVAGPVGAHAVRCSTRLDSDQNSDNDYTAGMVVVVPPPPGIEQSKSSALPRVFALHQPRPNPSTSGAQIRYDLPRSAHVELNIYGVSGTLVRRLVGGAQTAGYRSANWNGCDDRGRMVAPGVYYCRFTTGDFRAGQKLVVGDSREVDSRR
- a CDS encoding FlgD immunoglobulin-like domain containing protein, with the protein product MRKTVMAIMLSMAMLATAGLANTATGTAGMPNRSPVIRPIPKPIPVVQAHAPALSIANTTLIHWDKFYDRHGNPLPAGAPEDVSPDSLYWKDLNSSIYLKSSAKVASPSPANRSAMSFPDGQSTVCMDPVGNYVYEADGDTLYRFSTVDGSMTTYTLADSGGSGCATDGQYIYCPNGTTMYKYTMNGNYVSSTTTDYTCDAYSISCCRDTVWFTNDRYNGVTLYGYACSKFTGGSITHDATWNVGTGTDGVGNVAWDGVYYYLPWIGTRPITFKRFYADRTLYSSGTVSIDSRGVMCSVQGARSTAQDSLYWKLNSSTTNLYSSPKAQEVTAAQASPFAWQNSQTISCMTPDGLYMFEVYANNMRRTNLATGEVINYALADSSGGACGTDGQYVYVPKGTMTRKYNLTGSLISTTTTDYAPVLLASTFGFGVANDTVWLTPVDTGKTWYGYACSKFTGGSITHDAMWSTVGGAVTAMTVTWDGQYYYMCWGGHPADTLLRFYRDRTLYSTGTVTGDARSVMCKAGSYPVMLCEATSYPDHVASFSLMLVDSSGGKFAAADTYHIGTSGHDAFPATDWYNHGYRAIMTFTDQTPTDPSGLGDSMARFIQLGGGVVEATFSDCTNWQITGNWRLMYAPFTVQSASFSSGTMGTVHQPLHPVMLGVSALSVGDYRSGNTDSTLRGQHSVCLSEYTDGNICLAACFDSAGQRALSIGMDPMDYWITPTTGQWCRLMVNALDWVAVGPSVGVTAPNGGETWDVGSVHNITWTQTANGVSDSIYYSTDGGASWTGVTWFAAPPSPLQYAWTVPNDTTKQAQVKLVTWNSDGGRVEDASDADFTIAPPMAVEQPRNSALPLVFALHQPQPNPATSGATVRYDLPRPAQVELSIYDVSGALVRRLVRGAQTAGYRSAYWNGTDSRGRAIAPGVYYCRFTAGDSHATQKLVVRR